One uncultured Flavobacterium sp. DNA segment encodes these proteins:
- the tssD gene encoding type VI secretion system tube protein TssD yields MTSAKLFILGEERELLSIDTNYYRYTRYDGSPTSNIEGGLITLSFVSEESDEVFWYNMIKKVDKRTDRMEKGEVHFYSKGEEDIPIRKYKFNDAYLIELSEVFYSDGTENMRTILTISPAIQNYGTPHDLVKHWQKSWIPPAQPIYYLPAEEKKETQVKIIQLTISLDFGSANDGSGTNQQQGMLFGKTYEFKVIDYTQETPTDLSVINWMYKYHSLSQNKWIENKLSVTGDTLKFTLNEKDMCGRFVYLRAYIKDVENEGELKVWKHNRFRWFDRMIVHNQINSRVKDPWKIDQGYSSLCGMAALYYAMIKRDSKAYEKLAKELFRTGEHTIGSYIIKPHDKALGMYETKITDLNYIAMDMSAIDWIVLATTRSKESLNSQFVYNGFENGDVDMLKAVNWPEMLTRMCKEVAGFTHAEAIDLGLLQIANKKGISGKLNDALGDIDIMHLKIIDRKYKQGHTILMMIDSGMIEDKVSYNVKDLTENAHWVVYEGGLNFIDIGDSKFVGFRIYTWGYDPVNQIDESGLPAKSTKTLIYKNERISIESFKSNYYGYIEMF; encoded by the coding sequence ATGACATCAGCTAAATTATTTATTTTAGGAGAAGAACGAGAGTTATTATCGATAGATACTAATTATTATAGGTATACAAGATACGATGGATCTCCTACCAGTAATATCGAAGGAGGGCTTATTACTTTGAGCTTTGTGTCAGAAGAAAGCGATGAGGTTTTTTGGTACAATATGATCAAAAAAGTAGATAAACGGACGGATAGAATGGAAAAAGGGGAAGTACATTTTTATAGTAAAGGCGAAGAAGATATCCCTATTAGAAAATATAAATTTAATGATGCCTATTTGATAGAACTTTCGGAAGTGTTTTATAGTGACGGAACAGAGAATATGAGGACTATTTTAACCATTTCGCCTGCTATTCAAAATTATGGTACTCCGCATGATTTGGTAAAGCATTGGCAGAAATCTTGGATTCCTCCTGCTCAGCCTATTTATTATTTGCCAGCAGAAGAAAAGAAAGAAACTCAGGTAAAAATAATTCAACTTACAATTTCTTTAGATTTTGGTTCTGCCAATGATGGTTCGGGAACAAATCAACAGCAAGGAATGTTGTTTGGCAAAACTTATGAATTTAAAGTTATTGACTATACTCAGGAAACTCCAACAGATTTGTCTGTAATAAACTGGATGTATAAATACCATAGTTTGTCACAGAATAAATGGATTGAAAACAAACTCTCTGTAACTGGCGACACACTAAAGTTTACTCTTAATGAAAAAGACATGTGCGGGCGTTTTGTATATTTACGTGCCTACATAAAAGATGTTGAAAATGAAGGTGAACTTAAAGTTTGGAAACATAACAGGTTTAGATGGTTTGATAGGATGATAGTTCATAATCAAATTAATAGCCGTGTTAAAGACCCTTGGAAAATTGATCAAGGATATAGTTCCCTTTGCGGAATGGCAGCACTCTATTACGCTATGATTAAACGAGATTCGAAAGCTTATGAAAAATTGGCAAAAGAACTTTTTAGAACTGGAGAACATACAATAGGCAGTTATATAATAAAGCCTCATGATAAAGCTTTAGGCATGTATGAAACGAAAATCACAGACCTTAATTATATTGCAATGGATATGAGTGCTATAGACTGGATTGTACTGGCGACGACACGAAGTAAAGAAAGTTTAAACAGCCAATTTGTTTACAATGGTTTCGAGAACGGTGATGTCGACATGTTAAAAGCAGTAAATTGGCCCGAAATGCTTACCAGAATGTGTAAAGAAGTGGCAGGATTTACTCATGCAGAAGCAATTGATTTAGGTTTGCTCCAAATTGCTAATAAAAAGGGAATATCTGGAAAATTAAACGACGCTTTGGGTGATATTGATATTATGCATCTTAAAATTATTGATCGAAAATATAAACAAGGACATACAATCTTAATGATGATTGATAGCGGTATGATTGAAGATAAAGTTAGTTATAATGTAAAAGATTTAACAGAAAATGCACATTGGGTTGTTTATGAAGGGGGATTAAATTTTATTGACATAGGAGATAGTAAATTTGTCGGTTTTAGAATTTATACTTGGGGTTATGATCCAGTTAATCAAATTGATGAATCAGGACTTCCAGCAAAATCTACAAAAACTTTAATTTATAAAAACGAGCGGATTAGCATAGAATCATTTAAATCAAATTATTATGGATACATTGAAATGTTTTAG
- a CDS encoding SusC/RagA family TonB-linked outer membrane protein, with protein MKKLLFILFGIILFAQPVLAQTKTVTGTITSSTDGLSLPGVSVLIEGTSKSTVTDLDGKFSIAVNEGETLAFTFVGFATKKVKITSGTNSINLKMTEELNTLSEVVVLGSTVRATRKELGNAVTSLKGEDLVKAQPGSLSTALQGKIAGAQVSQNSGDPAGGFSIKLRGTSSILGSSDPLYVIDGVVLNNATTNVTNLNVTSGNSNMQIGQNRSSDINPNDIQSVEVLNGGAAAAIYGSRAANGVVLITTKKGVAGETRYTFSTSVTSNQIRKKLDMNMSDKQFVSTSPALFPIQGNPASPTTVTVLGRNLETRTTDVKRYDYQDDIFGTGVGTDTYFSLQGGDDKTKYFASLGYLVNEGIVKNTDFKRAGAKVRLKHDFNSKMSATVGLNYVNSSSNEKPDGNVFWSPINAINITNNIYDINRRDVNGNLMAVDPNRVNPLSIIETFKIKQNTDRIIADLQLNYNPFKNFNADLIFGIDNYNQRGNVFIPRYPYVVNPSYYNDGYVSEATNRVVQFNNDLNLRYLWNINDKWKATTYGGYNVQTYRDNFVAIEGRNLKPFIETINAFNTLIPGSPSSSQSKYNLWGYYLQETVGYKDKLYLTIAGRQDASTIFSSDNRSQFYPKASASYVLSDEKFMQGIHDAVSSVRFRASWGKSGSLTAIKPYARFTNYSTGTLLGNSTFTIEGFKQGNLDLKPEQSVTYELGGDFGFIKDRLNLSFSYYNADIDDLLLPVQLAASEGATNTIKNIGKMNNKGYEINLKYDLIKKENLHLDVFVNYSSNRNKVTGLPQQRFKLDSNLAGAPVFVEMDKPIGIFYGTYFARNADGSLLLTPSGYPQTEKGDVTTGAPQRDASGQPTGTILNKQIGNPNPDYIIAFGTNLNYKKFGLSILFDGVHGVDVFDADYRTRQGVGSGTIVTKELNGELPRGYIWSIYNIEEFRVVDGSYLKLREVSLNYSFGKLNNFFDDLTVTASGRNLISWDNFTSFDPETNSGGQSSVAKYNFGTVPIPSSYSLAVKVQF; from the coding sequence ATGAAAAAACTATTATTTATTTTATTTGGAATTATTTTGTTTGCACAGCCCGTTCTTGCGCAAACAAAAACCGTAACCGGTACAATTACGAGTAGTACTGACGGACTTTCTCTACCAGGAGTATCCGTTTTGATCGAAGGAACCTCTAAAAGTACTGTAACAGATTTAGACGGAAAATTTAGCATAGCCGTAAACGAAGGCGAAACGCTCGCTTTTACTTTTGTTGGGTTTGCTACAAAAAAAGTAAAAATTACATCCGGCACCAACTCCATTAATCTTAAAATGACCGAAGAACTCAACACGCTTTCTGAAGTTGTTGTTCTGGGTTCTACGGTACGCGCAACACGTAAAGAACTCGGAAATGCCGTAACAAGCTTAAAAGGTGAAGATTTGGTTAAAGCACAACCCGGAAGTCTTTCGACAGCTTTACAAGGAAAAATTGCCGGAGCACAGGTTTCCCAAAACTCAGGAGATCCTGCGGGAGGTTTCAGCATCAAACTTAGAGGAACTTCATCTATTTTAGGTTCTTCAGATCCATTATATGTTATTGACGGTGTGGTTTTAAACAATGCCACTACCAATGTAACCAACCTGAATGTAACAAGCGGAAACTCTAATATGCAAATTGGTCAAAACAGATCATCAGATATTAACCCAAACGATATACAAAGCGTGGAGGTTTTGAACGGAGGTGCTGCCGCAGCAATCTACGGATCAAGAGCTGCCAATGGTGTGGTTTTAATTACTACTAAAAAAGGCGTAGCAGGCGAAACGAGATATACTTTTTCGACCAGCGTAACTTCAAACCAAATCCGAAAAAAACTGGACATGAATATGTCTGACAAGCAATTTGTGAGCACTTCTCCGGCATTATTCCCTATTCAAGGAAATCCTGCGAGTCCAACTACAGTAACAGTTTTAGGCCGAAATCTTGAAACCAGAACTACTGATGTAAAACGCTACGATTATCAGGATGATATTTTTGGTACAGGCGTTGGAACTGACACTTACTTTTCGCTACAAGGCGGAGACGATAAAACCAAATATTTTGCTTCTCTTGGTTATTTGGTAAACGAAGGAATTGTAAAAAATACTGATTTTAAAAGAGCCGGCGCTAAAGTAAGATTGAAACATGACTTTAATTCTAAAATGTCTGCTACGGTAGGATTAAACTACGTGAATTCAAGTTCTAATGAAAAACCGGACGGAAACGTTTTCTGGAGTCCGATAAATGCGATAAACATTACCAATAATATTTATGACATTAACCGAAGAGATGTTAATGGCAATTTAATGGCCGTTGACCCAAACAGAGTTAATCCGCTTTCGATTATTGAGACTTTTAAAATCAAACAAAATACTGATCGTATTATTGCAGATTTGCAATTAAATTATAATCCTTTTAAAAATTTTAATGCCGATTTGATTTTTGGTATCGATAATTACAATCAAAGAGGAAATGTATTTATTCCGAGATATCCTTATGTGGTTAATCCTTCGTATTACAACGATGGTTATGTTTCTGAAGCTACCAACAGAGTCGTACAATTTAATAACGATCTGAATTTAAGATACCTTTGGAACATCAACGATAAATGGAAAGCAACTACTTACGGAGGTTACAATGTGCAAACTTACCGCGACAATTTTGTAGCTATTGAAGGCCGTAACTTAAAACCGTTTATTGAAACTATAAATGCTTTTAATACCCTGATTCCGGGTTCGCCAAGTTCCAGCCAGTCCAAATACAATTTATGGGGTTATTACCTTCAGGAAACCGTTGGTTACAAAGACAAACTTTACCTGACAATTGCCGGAAGACAAGATGCATCGACTATTTTCTCAAGCGATAACAGATCTCAGTTTTATCCAAAAGCAAGTGCCAGTTATGTACTTTCTGATGAAAAATTCATGCAAGGTATTCATGATGCTGTAAGCTCTGTACGTTTTAGAGCATCCTGGGGAAAATCAGGAAGTTTAACCGCCATTAAACCTTATGCCCGCTTTACCAATTATTCGACCGGAACGCTCTTAGGAAACAGTACTTTTACTATTGAAGGATTCAAACAAGGAAACCTGGACCTAAAACCGGAACAAAGTGTTACTTATGAACTTGGGGGTGATTTTGGTTTTATAAAAGATCGTCTGAATTTATCTTTCAGTTATTACAATGCCGATATTGATGATTTGTTATTACCGGTTCAATTAGCAGCTTCTGAAGGAGCTACCAATACCATTAAAAACATTGGAAAAATGAACAATAAAGGGTATGAAATAAACCTAAAATATGATCTTATCAAAAAAGAGAATTTACATCTTGACGTCTTTGTAAACTACAGCAGTAACAGAAATAAAGTAACAGGATTACCGCAACAACGTTTTAAACTAGACAGTAATTTAGCCGGAGCACCTGTTTTTGTAGAAATGGATAAACCTATTGGAATTTTCTACGGTACTTACTTTGCCAGAAATGCAGACGGTAGTTTATTATTAACGCCTAGTGGTTATCCTCAAACTGAAAAAGGCGATGTGACTACGGGAGCACCACAAAGAGATGCTTCAGGACAGCCAACAGGAACTATTTTGAACAAACAAATTGGTAACCCAAATCCGGATTATATCATTGCATTTGGTACCAACTTAAATTACAAAAAATTTGGATTATCAATATTATTTGACGGTGTTCACGGCGTAGATGTTTTTGATGCCGATTACAGAACCAGACAAGGTGTGGGATCAGGAACAATAGTAACCAAGGAGCTTAACGGAGAATTACCTCGAGGCTATATCTGGTCTATTTATAATATTGAAGAATTTAGAGTTGTTGACGGAAGTTATCTAAAATTAAGAGAAGTTTCTTTAAACTATTCTTTTGGAAAATTAAATAACTTCTTCGATGATTTAACAGTTACTGCAAGTGGAAGAAACCTGATTTCATGGGATAATTTCACCAGTTTTGATCCGGAAACCAATTCAGGAGGGCAATCTTCAGTTGCGAAATACAATTTTGGAACAGTGCCAATTCCAAGTTCATACTCATTGGCTGTAAAAGTTCAATTTTAA
- a CDS encoding DeoR/GlpR family DNA-binding transcription regulator has protein sequence MLKKERHQFIMDKFKNVEKINTTDLALELNISEDTIRRDFNELHNKGLINKVYGAAFPVKEKSNNVFDITIINEDKKIIVGQKALSFLSEGQVIIMTGGTTNLSFCKLIPIDFSATIYTYSLPIAMQLSQHPNIELIFIGGKLQKKAMVTVGIDVVQVLSKIRADVCFLGVSSLDVNQGLTEMGYEVSIIKKEMINASDKVIVLATSDKINGKMPHQVCGLDKIDAIVTELNPKSSRMKSFVEAGARVY, from the coding sequence ATGCTTAAAAAAGAAAGACATCAATTTATCATGGATAAATTTAAGAATGTCGAAAAAATAAATACCACTGATCTTGCTTTAGAGTTAAACATCTCTGAGGATACTATACGTAGGGATTTTAATGAATTGCACAACAAAGGACTCATCAATAAAGTATATGGTGCAGCTTTTCCTGTAAAAGAAAAATCAAATAATGTATTTGATATTACCATTATTAATGAAGACAAAAAGATAATAGTAGGACAAAAAGCGTTGTCGTTTTTAAGCGAAGGACAAGTAATTATAATGACCGGAGGAACGACCAATTTGTCTTTTTGCAAACTCATTCCAATAGATTTTTCGGCTACAATATATACGTATAGTTTGCCTATTGCCATGCAGTTATCGCAACATCCTAATATCGAATTGATTTTTATTGGAGGCAAATTGCAGAAAAAAGCTATGGTAACTGTTGGCATCGACGTGGTTCAGGTTTTGTCTAAAATCAGAGCTGATGTTTGCTTTCTAGGCGTAAGCAGTTTAGACGTCAATCAGGGACTTACCGAAATGGGATATGAGGTTTCGATCATTAAAAAAGAAATGATTAATGCCTCAGACAAAGTTATTGTTCTGGCAACCTCAGATAAAATAAATGGCAAAATGCCACATCAGGTTTGTGGTCTCGACAAAATAGATGCAATAGTGACGGAGCTAAACCCAAAAAGTTCCAGAATGAAAAGTTTTGTGGAGGCTGGGGCAAGGGTTTATTGA
- a CDS encoding FAD-linked oxidase C-terminal domain-containing protein translates to MSIVKELQQLSESLEGTLLYDDLHKTLYSTDASVYRIRPKAVAVPKTIADISKLIKFAGKHHISITPRTAGTSLAGQTVGDGIVIDVSKNFTKILNFDPIKKTVTVQPGVIRDELNLFLKPHGVFFGPNTSTSNRCMIGGMVGNNSSGTTSIRYGVTRDKIVEIKGLLSDGSEVVFKELTSAEFIEKTKGDSLENKIYKSLYDELSVKATQEEIIKEFPKPEIHRRNTGYAVDILLKSDLFGGTEPTINLGKLLCGSEGTLAFTTEITLKVDDLPPANNIMVVAHYHSIQESLESVVVAMKHHLYTCEMIDDTILDCTKTNREQSKNRFFLVGEPKAIMMFEVASHNAEDAENQANALIADLEKHNFGYALVKIYGDDIEKVIELRKAGLGLLGSIVGDNKAADSIEDTAVELSDLPAYIAEFSAMMLRHGQEAIYYAHAGAGELHLRPVLNLKKTSDLKLFRTIATEVAHLVKKYRGSLSGEHGDGIVRGEFIPYMIGETNYELLKRIKLSFDPNSVLNIGKIVNALKMDENHRVVSGRVEPDIKTFQDFSDSLGILRAAEKCNGSGDCRKLPSAGGTMCPSYRATKNEKETTRARANALREYLTYSEKENKFDQKELYEVFELCVSCKACASECPSNVDVATLKAEFLYQYQKANGFSTRNKIFAYNAKLNKMGSLFPSITNFISNQSFVKKSMGIAPERQVPLLAKKTFKKWYENHKPQNNNFPNGQVYLFNDEFTNYYDVNIGIDAFELLTKLGYEVLVVDHEESGRTYLSKGFLEEAKKIANINVNIFKNLISAKAPLIGIEPSAILTFRDEYLRLADDKETAEKVAQNAFTIEEFFKREIVDGKIKPDSFSEEKKEIKIHGHCHQKSLSSVEATFAMLNLPTNNVVTIYNSGCCGMAGSFGYEKEHYQVSMQMGEDTLFPKVRNTAENVKIAAAGTSCRHQIYDGTSREAQHPVSILKSCLR, encoded by the coding sequence ATGTCAATAGTTAAAGAGTTACAGCAATTATCAGAATCCTTAGAAGGAACACTTTTATACGACGATCTTCATAAAACGCTTTATTCTACGGATGCTTCGGTGTATCGAATTAGACCAAAAGCAGTTGCGGTGCCTAAAACGATAGCCGATATTAGTAAACTAATTAAGTTTGCAGGGAAACATCATATTTCGATTACGCCTAGAACTGCAGGAACTTCACTGGCGGGACAAACGGTTGGTGACGGAATTGTGATCGATGTTTCGAAGAATTTTACCAAGATTCTGAATTTTGACCCAATTAAAAAAACAGTTACGGTTCAACCTGGCGTGATTCGCGATGAACTGAATTTATTCCTGAAACCTCACGGCGTATTTTTCGGCCCGAATACTTCGACTTCAAACCGCTGTATGATTGGCGGAATGGTGGGGAATAATTCTTCGGGAACGACTTCGATTCGTTATGGTGTAACGCGCGATAAAATTGTAGAGATAAAAGGGCTTTTGAGCGATGGATCTGAAGTGGTTTTTAAGGAACTGACTTCGGCTGAATTTATCGAGAAAACCAAAGGTGATTCTTTAGAAAATAAAATATATAAAAGCCTTTACGACGAACTTTCGGTAAAGGCAACACAGGAAGAAATTATAAAAGAGTTTCCGAAACCTGAAATTCATAGAAGAAATACAGGTTATGCCGTTGATATTTTGTTGAAATCGGATTTGTTTGGAGGAACGGAACCAACCATAAACCTCGGAAAATTACTTTGCGGAAGCGAAGGAACTCTTGCTTTTACAACTGAAATTACTTTAAAAGTCGATGATTTGCCGCCTGCCAATAATATTATGGTTGTGGCGCATTATCATAGCATTCAGGAATCGCTGGAATCTGTTGTGGTGGCAATGAAACATCATTTGTATACTTGCGAAATGATCGACGATACGATTCTGGATTGTACAAAAACGAATCGTGAGCAATCTAAAAACAGATTCTTTTTGGTTGGTGAACCTAAAGCGATTATGATGTTTGAGGTGGCTTCGCACAATGCTGAAGATGCCGAAAATCAGGCGAATGCTTTAATTGCCGATTTGGAAAAACATAATTTTGGTTATGCTCTTGTAAAAATTTATGGTGACGATATTGAAAAGGTAATTGAACTTAGAAAAGCCGGTCTTGGACTTTTAGGAAGTATTGTTGGAGATAATAAAGCAGCTGATTCTATTGAGGATACGGCGGTTGAATTAAGCGATTTACCAGCTTATATTGCAGAGTTTTCGGCAATGATGCTGCGTCACGGACAGGAAGCGATTTATTATGCGCATGCGGGTGCGGGAGAACTGCATTTGCGTCCGGTTTTGAATTTGAAGAAAACATCAGACTTAAAATTATTTAGAACCATTGCGACCGAAGTGGCTCATTTGGTTAAAAAATACAGAGGTTCGCTAAGTGGTGAACACGGCGACGGAATTGTGCGCGGAGAGTTTATTCCGTACATGATTGGCGAAACGAATTATGAATTGCTGAAAAGGATCAAATTATCGTTTGACCCGAATTCGGTTTTAAATATCGGGAAGATTGTCAATGCCTTGAAAATGGACGAAAATCATCGTGTGGTTTCGGGAAGAGTAGAACCGGATATTAAAACGTTTCAGGATTTCTCAGACAGTTTAGGGATTTTGCGTGCTGCCGAAAAATGCAACGGATCAGGAGATTGTAGAAAACTGCCATCGGCAGGAGGAACAATGTGTCCGAGTTATCGTGCAACCAAAAATGAAAAAGAAACGACGCGTGCAAGAGCCAATGCGTTACGTGAATATTTGACGTATTCTGAGAAAGAAAATAAATTTGACCAGAAAGAATTATATGAAGTTTTTGAGTTGTGTGTGAGCTGTAAAGCCTGCGCCAGCGAATGTCCGAGTAATGTGGACGTCGCAACCTTAAAAGCAGAGTTCTTATACCAATACCAAAAAGCAAATGGATTCTCGACTCGAAATAAGATTTTTGCATACAATGCAAAACTGAATAAAATGGGAAGTTTGTTTCCGTCGATCACCAATTTTATTTCGAATCAATCTTTCGTTAAAAAAAGCATGGGAATTGCGCCTGAAAGACAAGTTCCGCTTTTGGCGAAAAAGACTTTCAAGAAATGGTATGAAAATCATAAACCGCAAAATAATAATTTCCCAAACGGACAAGTGTATTTGTTTAATGACGAATTCACGAATTATTATGATGTAAATATCGGAATTGATGCTTTTGAATTATTGACGAAATTAGGTTATGAGGTTCTGGTTGTCGATCACGAAGAAAGCGGAAGAACCTATTTGTCAAAAGGGTTTCTGGAAGAAGCGAAGAAAATTGCGAATATCAATGTCAACATCTTCAAGAATTTAATTTCTGCGAAAGCGCCATTAATAGGCATCGAACCTTCGGCAATTTTAACTTTTAGAGACGAATATTTACGCTTAGCAGATGATAAAGAAACTGCTGAAAAAGTAGCGCAAAATGCCTTTACGATCGAAGAATTCTTTAAAAGAGAGATCGTAGATGGAAAAATAAAACCGGATTCATTCTCTGAAGAAAAGAAAGAAATTAAGATTCACGGACATTGCCATCAGAAATCTTTGAGTTCTGTTGAAGCGACTTTCGCCATGCTGAATTTACCGACCAATAATGTCGTTACAATTTACAATTCGGGTTGTTGTGGAATGGCGGGATCATTTGGTTACGAAAAAGAACATTATCAGGTAAGTATGCAAATGGGAGAAGATACTCTGTTCCCAAAAGTACGCAATACTGCCGAAAATGTAAAAATCGCCGCAGCAGGAACAAGCTGTCGCCATCAAATTTATGACGGAACGAGTAGAGAAGCACAGCATCCGGTAAGTATTTTGAAAAGCTGCTTACGTTGA
- a CDS encoding amino acid permease — MALSGLFRKKTVQDILKQVAKNEADGHNALGKHLTTRDLTAFGIAAIVGAGIFSTIGKASADGGPAVIFLFLFTALACSFAAFAYAEFASMVPVSGSAYTYSYVAFGEIIAWIIGWALIMEYAVGNITVAISWSDYFTGLLQSGGIHLPQWIQMDYLTASNGFKDATALMQGGKSFENLSASLQAAHTAWTTAPTIGSFHFVADLPALFIIILITALVYRGMKESRNASNAMVVVKLCIVLLVIAVGIFYVDTANWNPFAPNGVSGVLKGVSAVFFAYIGFDAISTTAEECKNPQRDLPRGMMWAIIICTTLYIAIALVLTGMVRYNELNVGDPLAFVFDKLNLKWMSGIIAVSAVIAMASVLLVFQMGQPRIWMSMSRDGLLPKKFSTVHPKFKTPSFATIVTGFVVAVPALFLNLTMVTDLCSIGTLFAFVLVCAGVLVLQNKPDIPRGKFKTPYINSKFILPVLMIAGLYYAFAFNNKVTMAFINNEAQTNDATTIITSLNKEESTKVFNYLESIDVHNKTAETSDLEHLLSQYQDDEAKYAEVVKGLPINDSLKYESGFNLFKHKIPMWIFIFVLAGLAVWSFRQNLSLIPLLGLICCLYMMAELSVWNWIYFTIWLLIGLIIYFTFSRKNSKLNFVEKV; from the coding sequence ATGGCATTATCAGGTTTATTCCGTAAAAAAACGGTACAAGATATTCTGAAACAAGTTGCAAAAAATGAAGCAGATGGTCATAATGCATTAGGAAAGCATTTGACTACTAGAGATTTAACTGCATTTGGAATTGCGGCGATTGTTGGAGCAGGTATTTTTAGTACTATCGGAAAAGCCAGCGCAGATGGTGGTCCGGCTGTTATTTTCTTGTTTTTATTTACTGCATTAGCCTGTAGTTTTGCTGCTTTTGCTTACGCGGAATTTGCCTCGATGGTTCCGGTTTCAGGAAGTGCTTATACATACTCGTATGTTGCTTTTGGAGAAATTATTGCCTGGATTATTGGCTGGGCTTTAATTATGGAATATGCTGTAGGGAATATAACGGTCGCCATTTCGTGGAGTGATTATTTTACGGGACTGCTCCAGAGTGGGGGGATCCATTTGCCACAATGGATTCAAATGGATTATCTAACGGCTTCAAACGGGTTTAAAGATGCCACTGCTTTAATGCAAGGCGGAAAATCGTTCGAAAATTTAAGTGCATCTTTACAAGCTGCTCATACAGCCTGGACAACGGCACCAACGATTGGTTCTTTCCATTTTGTTGCTGATTTACCTGCTTTGTTCATTATTATTTTAATTACGGCCTTGGTTTATAGAGGGATGAAAGAATCTCGTAACGCCAGTAATGCAATGGTGGTTGTAAAACTTTGTATCGTACTTTTAGTTATTGCGGTGGGTATATTTTATGTTGATACTGCTAACTGGAATCCGTTTGCGCCAAATGGTGTAAGTGGAGTTTTAAAAGGAGTTTCGGCTGTTTTCTTTGCTTATATTGGTTTTGATGCCATCTCTACAACTGCTGAGGAATGTAAAAATCCGCAACGTGATTTACCACGCGGAATGATGTGGGCGATCATTATTTGTACTACTTTATATATTGCTATTGCCTTGGTTTTAACCGGAATGGTGCGTTATAACGAATTGAATGTTGGAGATCCTCTGGCATTTGTTTTCGATAAATTAAATCTAAAATGGATGTCGGGAATTATTGCCGTAAGTGCGGTGATTGCTATGGCAAGTGTTTTATTGGTTTTCCAGATGGGACAGCCTCGTATATGGATGAGTATGAGCCGTGATGGTTTATTGCCAAAGAAATTTTCTACAGTGCATCCAAAATTCAAAACACCGTCATTTGCGACAATTGTAACCGGTTTTGTGGTAGCGGTTCCGGCTTTGTTTTTGAACTTGACTATGGTAACAGATTTATGTAGTATAGGAACTTTGTTTGCCTTTGTATTAGTTTGTGCGGGAGTTTTGGTATTGCAAAATAAACCGGATATTCCAAGAGGAAAATTCAAAACACCTTATATCAATTCAAAATTTATTTTACCTGTTTTAATGATTGCCGGATTGTATTATGCTTTTGCTTTTAATAATAAAGTGACAATGGCTTTTATTAATAATGAAGCACAAACAAATGACGCTACGACAATTATTACATCTTTAAATAAAGAAGAATCGACGAAAGTTTTCAATTATTTAGAAAGTATCGATGTTCATAATAAAACTGCCGAAACATCAGATTTAGAGCATTTATTGAGCCAATATCAAGACGATGAAGCAAAATATGCTGAGGTTGTAAAAGGATTGCCAATCAATGATTCTCTAAAATACGAATCTGGTTTCAACTTATTTAAACACAAAATCCCAATGTGGATTTTCATATTCGTTTTAGCTGGATTAGCGGTTTGGTCATTCAGACAAAATTTATCTTTAATTCCGCTTTTAGGACTAATATGTTGTTTGTACATGATGGCCGAATTAAGCGTTTGGAACTGGATTTATTTCACAATCTGGTTATTAATCGGATTGATTATTTACTTTACGTTTAGCCGAAAAAATAGTAAACTGAATTTTGTTGAGAAGGTTTAA